The Microcoleus sp. FACHB-68 genome includes a window with the following:
- a CDS encoding succinate--CoA ligase subunit beta, protein MDLLEYQAKELFREMGIPVLPSQRIDHPSDLKGLRIPYPIALKSQVRVGGRGKAGGVKFVENTIDAVAAAQAIFHLPIMGEYPQVVLAESKYDADQEFYLAVILDRATRRPVLLGSIKGGIDAEATLEYIQLVVVDEEFSPFYARRLALKMGLKGELIESVSGIVQKMYQLFVQKDLDLVEINPLGISATGQVMALDGKVTANDEALGRHPELATLASKMSKRAKDEEIPPALANQNFVQLDGNIAIICNGAGLTMATLDLVCFTGGQPANFLNISPLSNEAGWRMASYDSIPGNPLPKEVDSWSEYLEQALELATQNKNVKVVLVNILGSVTLCEETAAAIETYLKRRESSSRTRSGLHVIVRLVGGNLSVAKERLSAIKVPLIEDLEEAVAKAVDKAKAVVGY, encoded by the coding sequence ATGGACTTGCTAGAATACCAAGCCAAAGAATTATTTCGTGAAATGGGCATTCCCGTTTTGCCCTCGCAACGCATTGATCATCCCAGCGATCTCAAGGGACTGAGAATTCCCTATCCAATTGCGCTCAAATCTCAAGTTCGCGTCGGCGGACGGGGTAAAGCCGGCGGGGTCAAGTTTGTAGAAAACACCATTGATGCCGTCGCTGCTGCCCAGGCAATCTTTCATTTGCCCATCATGGGCGAATACCCGCAAGTAGTTTTGGCAGAGTCAAAATACGACGCTGACCAAGAATTTTATCTGGCAGTTATTCTTGATCGCGCCACCCGCCGGCCTGTGCTTTTGGGTTCTATTAAGGGAGGCATCGATGCCGAAGCAACCCTCGAATACATCCAGCTGGTTGTCGTTGATGAGGAATTTTCCCCATTTTACGCTCGGCGTTTGGCGTTGAAGATGGGATTGAAAGGCGAACTGATTGAGTCAGTTAGCGGCATCGTGCAAAAAATGTACCAGTTGTTTGTCCAAAAAGACTTGGATTTAGTGGAAATTAATCCCCTCGGCATTAGTGCCACTGGCCAAGTTATGGCACTCGATGGCAAAGTGACTGCCAACGATGAAGCTTTGGGGCGGCATCCGGAACTGGCTACGCTTGCGTCAAAAATGTCTAAACGCGCCAAAGACGAGGAAATTCCACCAGCACTCGCGAACCAGAATTTTGTCCAGCTAGACGGAAATATTGCGATTATTTGCAATGGAGCCGGCTTGACAATGGCCACGTTAGATTTAGTCTGCTTTACCGGCGGCCAGCCAGCGAATTTTCTCAATATTTCCCCCCTATCTAATGAGGCCGGTTGGAGAATGGCCTCTTATGATTCAATTCCTGGAAACCCGCTTCCCAAAGAGGTTGACAGCTGGAGCGAATACTTAGAACAAGCGCTGGAACTAGCAACTCAAAACAAAAATGTTAAGGTTGTCCTCGTCAATATTCTCGGCAGTGTGACGCTGTGTGAGGAGACGGCAGCAGCGATTGAAACTTATTTGAAGCGACGAGAAAGTTCTTCTCGAACGCGCAGTGGGCTTCATGTTATTGTCCGCCTTGTTGGGGGCAATCTTTCTGTAGCCAAAGAGCGCTTGTCTGCGATTAAAGTGCCCTTGATTGAGGATTTGGAAGAGGCAGTGGCGAAAGCCGTGGATAAAGCAAAAGCGGTGGTTGGTTATTAG
- a CDS encoding CoA-binding protein: MSFKADSKVLIQGIAETLGSTHAALMKTYGTNVVAGVSAGKGGQTLHDIPVFDMVDQALPAVGPVDITAIFTPAYLVLDAALEAIAAGIRQIIIITEGVPPLDMVRLAAKAEATDTLVIGPSCPGVIVPGKVLLGTHPSEFYIPGPVGLISRSGTLTYEIARELTRSGLGQSTCVGIGGDAIVGSSFQQWLQILEEDDATEVIVLVGEIGGASEEAAARYIDEAIDKPVIAYIAGHHAPKGRRLGHAGAIITAGLADLGADVGTAESKMAAFKQAKVPVAERPSQIPELVKKVLKKSGHKKK, translated from the coding sequence ATGAGTTTTAAAGCAGACAGTAAAGTTTTGATACAGGGCATCGCAGAAACGCTGGGTTCAACCCATGCAGCTTTGATGAAGACTTATGGCACTAATGTCGTCGCGGGTGTTAGCGCCGGCAAAGGAGGGCAAACACTGCACGACATTCCCGTATTTGATATGGTGGATCAGGCGCTGCCGGCGGTTGGCCCGGTGGACATCACGGCGATTTTTACGCCGGCTTACTTGGTACTTGATGCCGCCTTAGAAGCAATTGCCGCCGGCATTCGGCAAATAATTATTATCACCGAGGGTGTGCCACCGCTCGATATGGTTCGCTTAGCCGCAAAAGCTGAAGCCACCGACACCCTAGTAATTGGCCCTAGCTGTCCGGGTGTAATTGTACCGGGAAAAGTTTTGCTAGGAACCCATCCCAGTGAATTTTACATCCCTGGCCCTGTGGGGTTGATCAGTCGCAGCGGCACTCTGACGTACGAAATTGCCCGCGAGTTAACCCGATCCGGTTTAGGTCAATCTACCTGTGTCGGCATTGGCGGCGATGCAATTGTTGGTTCTTCTTTTCAGCAATGGTTGCAAATTTTAGAGGAAGATGACGCAACCGAGGTGATTGTTTTAGTCGGAGAGATTGGCGGCGCAAGTGAAGAAGCGGCTGCACGGTATATTGATGAGGCGATTGATAAGCCGGTGATTGCTTATATAGCCGGCCACCACGCCCCCAAAGGCAGACGCTTAGGACACGCCGGCGCGATTATTACTGCTGGTTTAGCGGATTTAGGGGCAGATGTTGGCACAGCAGAAAGCAAGATGGCCGCTTTTAAGCAAGCCAAAGTGCCGGTGGCAGAACGTCCTTCCCAAATTCCCGAACTTGTTAAAAAAGTGCTTAAGAAATCAGGGCATAAAAAGAA